The window GAGTGGCCTTGCATAAGGGCTCGCTCAAAAATGACCTCACATTTTAATGTAAACCTATTTCTTCGCGAACCCTAAACATTGAACCGGAAATAGATGACATCACCATCTTTGACGATGTAGGCCTTTCCCTCAAGGCAGACCTTGGCCTCCTTCTTGGCCTGCTGGTAAGAGCCTGCAGCGACCAGATCATCATAGGCCAGGACCTCGGCGCGGATGAAGCCTTTTTTCATATCCGAGTGGATCACGCCGGCCGCTTCCAGGGCCGTAGTCTCTCGGGGGATCAACCAACAACGCACTTCATCGTTTACCACAGTAAAAAATGAAACAAGACCTAACAAATCGCAGGAATTGTGAATCATACGTTCCGCGGCAGGGCTCTCCACGTCATAAGCGGCGAGAAATTCTCCGGCCTCTTCCGGAGAGAGTTCGGAGAGCTCCATTTCCAGTTTTCCACGAACTGCCAGGGCATTGGAAAAGGCAGGGGGGCCTTCCCATGCCGGGATGTCGTCATTTTCCTCGCCATTGTTGAAAACGGTCAGGACCGGTTTGGCGGAAAGAAGGGCATATCCCTTCAAAAGCGGTGCCCGAGCCAGCTCAGGCCGGTCCCGCAGGGGCCTCTCGTCTTCAAGGACCTTGAGGCATGCTTCCAGCAGTCCCAGCTCCTCATCATTTGTCTTTTTCCCACGCTTTCTGTCCATACCGATACGTTCGATTCGCTTCTCCACAACGACAAGATCAGCAAAGATCATCTCACTTTCAAGGCTGATCAGGTCCTCTCTGGGGTGATGGGCCTGGTCTCCGGGCTGATCAAAATTTCGCACCACGTGGACCAGGGCATCCGAAGGACGAATCTCACTCCAAAGGCCTTCGTCTCGCTTTCCGTCATGGGCAAGGCCCTTTGCCGTGCGGGGGAGGATGTACTCCAACCGGGCGTACACGGTTTTTTTTGGTTTGATGAGTTTGCGCAAGGCATCCACCCGTTGATCCGGCACCCGAACCGTGCCTATCGCGGGTCCCTTTTTGGCCCACTGTTCTGGTTTGGTGCTGGTAACTATTTGAAAGATCGTGGATTTGCCTGATTCAGGAAGGCCGACGATTCCGAGTCTCATGGCTTATGAGCGCACCAGATTCTATTGCAATTTCCAGCAAGGTTTCTTTCAATGATCAATTATGATATAAACTATCACAGACCGTGTGGCAAGATTTTGTGTCAGGCGGCATTTTCACCTAACGAGCAGACGAGGTATCTTGAAGTGAGGAAAACACTCAGCATTGCCTCTTTTGTCCTTTTAGCTCTTGTCATATCGACGGCAAGCCATGGGACCGATGAATTCCCGAAACCAAAAGGGCTTGTCAATGACTTTGCCGACGTCATTGAACCTCAATATGAACAAAAACTGACACAGGTGACGGGCGAGCTTCTGAGAAAGACAGGTGTCACCGTGGTCGTAGTTACCATGCCGGACATTGAAGGTGAAGATTACAACGAATACGCAAACCGCCTGTATGCTGCATGGGGAATCGGGAAAAAAGGGGAAGATCGTGGCGTACTTATTTTCCTGGCGCTAAAAGAGCGCAAAATGCGCATCGAGACCGGATACGGTGTAGAGGGAATAATTCCCGACGGCCTTGCAGGGGAAATCCGTGACCGATATATGACCCCCTATCTGAAGCAGGATCGTTTTGGGGAAGGGCTCTTAAATGGCGCCCTTGCAATAGCACAGATCATTGCAAAGGATGCGGGCGTAGGCCTTACAGGCCAGGGGCCTGTCAGAAGAGCCCCGAAGCAGCGCTCCGGCCTTTCAGGTTTGTTGATCATTTTGATCTTTCTGGGGCTCCTCTTTTCCATGGGTAGGAGACGAGGCGGCATGTGGCCGCTTTTGTTGCTCATGTTCATGGGCGGCCGTGGCGGCGGATTCTATGGAGGGGGCTATGGCCGTGGCGGCCTAGGTGGCAGCTTTGGCGGTTTTGGGGGTGGCTTCGGCGGTTTTGGGGGTGGTCTGAGCGGAGGCGGCGGGGCTGGGGGAGGTTTTTGAAAGCATCCTTTCAAGGAGTATAGCTCATGAGCAGGATACCAAGAGAACCAAAGGAGATATTTTCCTCCATTGTCGATGATTACAGGCAGATCTTTGGCGATGACCTGGTTTCTATTATTTTGTACGGAAGCGCGGCAAGCGGCGAGTATGTTGCCGACAGGTCAGACATCAACTTTATGATCGTCCTTTCTGATAACGGAATCGATTCCCTTGGCAAAACCTTTGAGGTTATCGCAAAGTGGAAAAAGCGCAACGTGGCTACCCCTTTGTTTGTTACGGAGGACTACGTTCGAACGTCACTCGACGTCTTTCCCGTTGAATACCTGAATTTTCAAAATAGCCACGTACTTGTATATGGCAAGGACATCCTGAGTGATCTCGCTTTTGCCCCGAATTTCTTGAGGTTGCAGTGCGAAAGGGAAATCAAGGGCAAGCTGTTGCTCCTGCGGGAGGCCTTTCTGGAGACCGGAGGCAAGGGGAGGTATCTCCAGCAGCTTGTCTCGCAATCCATTCAGGCCTTTATTGCTATCTTTAACGGGCTGCTTTACCTTAAAGGCAAAGAACTTCCACGTCATAAACGCAAGGTTATCAGTGAGGTATGTGAGACCTTTGACCTGGACAGCGCCCTTTTTGAAAAGCTCCTTGACATCAAGCAAAAAAAGTTGAAGCCCTCAGGCTCGGAACTCATGAAATTGTTTCAGGCCTACCTGAGAGAAGTGCAAAGGTTGTGGAAACTCGTGGACAGGCTGGAGAAGGAGACAGTTCAATGACCAAAGGACAAAAAAACGCGCTAATCGTCGTCGTGGTTCTTGTCGTTGTTTTGCTGGTTCCCTTTTCGTATTTAAAGGGAACTTACAACAGCCTCGTCAGCATGGACGAGGGGGTCAAGGGCGCCTGGGCCCAGGTGGAAAACCAACTGCAGCGTCGCTATGATCTGATCCCTAATTACGTGGAGACGGTCAAAGGATATGCCAAGCATGAAAAGGAGGTCTTCATCAAGGTCACAGAGGCCCGTTCCAGGGTGGCCGGCGCCGGAACCATCGGCGAAAAGATTAAAGCGAACAATCAGCTCTCCTCGGCCCTGTCGCGACTGTTAGTTGTAGTGGAGCGGTATCCTGAGCTGAAGGCCAACACGAATTTTATCCGCCTTCAGGATGAGCTGGCAGGCACTGAAAACAGAATTGCCGTGGAACGTCGCCGTTTCAACGAAACCGTAAAGGTGTA is drawn from Deltaproteobacteria bacterium and contains these coding sequences:
- the ychF gene encoding redox-regulated ATPase YchF, with the protein product MRLGIVGLPESGKSTIFQIVTSTKPEQWAKKGPAIGTVRVPDQRVDALRKLIKPKKTVYARLEYILPRTAKGLAHDGKRDEGLWSEIRPSDALVHVVRNFDQPGDQAHHPREDLISLESEMIFADLVVVEKRIERIGMDRKRGKKTNDEELGLLEACLKVLEDERPLRDRPELARAPLLKGYALLSAKPVLTVFNNGEENDDIPAWEGPPAFSNALAVRGKLEMELSELSPEEAGEFLAAYDVESPAAERMIHNSCDLLGLVSFFTVVNDEVRCWLIPRETTALEAAGVIHSDMKKGFIRAEVLAYDDLVAAGSYQQAKKEAKVCLEGKAYIVKDGDVIYFRFNV
- a CDS encoding TPM domain-containing protein, whose product is MINYDINYHRPCGKILCQAAFSPNEQTRYLEVRKTLSIASFVLLALVISTASHGTDEFPKPKGLVNDFADVIEPQYEQKLTQVTGELLRKTGVTVVVVTMPDIEGEDYNEYANRLYAAWGIGKKGEDRGVLIFLALKERKMRIETGYGVEGIIPDGLAGEIRDRYMTPYLKQDRFGEGLLNGALAIAQIIAKDAGVGLTGQGPVRRAPKQRSGLSGLLIILIFLGLLFSMGRRRGGMWPLLLLMFMGGRGGGFYGGGYGRGGLGGSFGGFGGGFGGFGGGLSGGGGAGGGF
- a CDS encoding LemA family protein; the encoded protein is MTKGQKNALIVVVVLVVVLLVPFSYLKGTYNSLVSMDEGVKGAWAQVENQLQRRYDLIPNYVETVKGYAKHEKEVFIKVTEARSRVAGAGTIGEKIKANNQLSSALSRLLVVVERYPELKANTNFIRLQDELAGTENRIAVERRRFNETVKVYNIKIRSFPTNLIAGMFGFEKAAFFEVPKERQEAPQVKF